Genomic segment of Sebastes umbrosus isolate fSebUmb1 chromosome 19, fSebUmb1.pri, whole genome shotgun sequence:
aaaaagaaaaagtatgcaatttggaacACAGCGTttgttaggataggtcgttgggGAGTGAGTCTTTTCGCAAATCTAGGGTAACCATCCAGACATGCATGGAAGACGTTTGCCTTCAGAGCTTTCTGCCAGAAagtttatttcaacccaaaccattatcttttccttaacctaaccaagtaggtttgttgcctaaacctaaagatatttCTGGCGAAAAGGACTTTGAGGAGCTGAAAAAGGAGCATGTCCAGATTAttgttcatttgtgtgtgtatttatggaAGCCTGGAAGCAACTGCATCAGCAGAAACTGAAGGACTAATAACAGTAACAAACTACAAAACACCAGACAGAGTTAtgacttgttttattggtgATCTGTTGTGATATAACTTCACATATTCTGTGGGTGCTGAgacaaaatcatgttttttcacTGGGCCTTATGTGATGCTGGTTCACGTTGCATCTCACTTGCTTTTTGCCTTCAGGAGCTCTTCGTCTGTAAAAGAgcaaaatacattaaatgttttttttttatcatgtaaGTGTAgatttggtgtgttttttattgtgtttaatCATATCTTTTATCATCTCACCGTCATCCATCACCCCGCAGTACTCATCACACTCTGATTTGGTGTAGAACTTGTTGGCGTTGCCCTGGCAGAATCCCACCTTGTAGGGCACGCACAGACCGGCGCTGGAGTCAAAGGCCCAGACGGGTGGCTGGCCTGTGCAGGGTAGGGCCGCCATGGGCAGACGGCACACAGCTGGGGAGACAGAACAGAGGAGTGTtgatattttcatatatttccagggttgtcctttttatttttcacagcTAACACCTGAGGGAAAAAGGATACAATTACggctgtgaaagttaacgcgataacaacgtgttaacgcaaattcgttttaatgccattaattgacaatgacaatatttgtcattgttttgtgtcgtttccaataataaatataaacatacatttgcataaagcagcatatttgtccacttccatgttgataagagtattaaatatttgacaaatctccctttaaggtacattttgaacagataaaaaaaaggtgtgattaagtattttaatcgattgacagccctggatAAAATGCAAACCGCACGAAAGGAAATATTGCTCTGACACAGAATAAACTGGCTATGGGAAGaaatattgatgtattttataatcATCCCATATGCAGATATTTCGTATTTCAGTCCTCACCCTCAGTGCGACATCTCTGCAGACACTCTCTCTCAGTTTCAAAGTTGTTCTGGTTGCCCACACACCCTCCGTAATTGAAGAGTTCACAGCTCATTGAAGAGGAGTTGTAGTAGTAACGCTGGTGAATCCCAAAACATGGTCCTGTTTCAGGTGCTGTATGACAGGACTCTACATGGAGAGAGATATAGCACAaggaaggataaaaaaaaacattagttgCAACATCAGAATGAGATTCTTCCATTCAACACACATCCATTTCCATGAATGTGCTATGCTATCGAAGCGTATCAAAGTTATTCAACTGAGTAAGCTGATCACTTACCGGTTCCATTGAAAAGCGGTGTATCATCACCAGAACCCTCAGCGTCTACAGGAGCCAAAGAAGGCACCAcgtctctcttcttcctctgtatCAGCCACAGACAGTTTTAGATACAAATAACCCCAAATATTCTGCTTAAATGCGTTTCAAAATTCTTTGAGACAGCAACACAACTCAAAACTACATTGTAGTTGCAGCATTTCATTATAATAGTAAAATAACAGATGTCTTGTAAAGCAACATCATTGTCCACATTAACGCACTGTGCCAATTTTTACAATGAGTAATTGTATTTACTACATGCAGAATGTGTGCATTCTGGTGCTAATACATATGTAGTTTTGCTTGATACTCCAACTCCAACTACTGCTAATTAATGAGCTATTTCTTTGAGTTAAAGCAgaataataaaacaagaaataaaatatatttagtattatatatattatattatatatatattatatatttaatttgtattgaaCTTGTTGAACTATGttcaaatgaaaatataatccAAATATACATGATAAGACTATTCAGGttagattaaagctgcagtaggcagaatgtttttggcatcattgggcaaaaaatccataataacctttcagcatattgtaattcaagtgttctgacagaaaactagatttctgcacctcctcatggctctgttttcagactttaaaaagtctagcctgtgacgggagacttcggccaatcacaggtcatttcagaaagagagcgttcctattggctgttcattcaacggaggcagctgtcaatcccccgcgaactctgatcaaacaatcaaactagggagcgctgatcatatatgaattaatattctgttaatgtctatttctcgcctctaatgttttcagaaaaagtcctgtagtgtactgtttagctgtaaaatgagagaatttgctcctgctggtgggcggtgcttggtatttcctcaactgatctcaacatggttgcctggtcacaaatgttctcattttacagctaaacagtacactacaagatgattctgaaaacattttataggcattacagtcacagataattgattcatatttgatcagcgctgcctagtttgaccatttttttcagattacctgactcatgcactactgtcaggatatagtgaccgttttataaaaataacagttttaaatcatatttgctccaattctacgtactgcagctttaattaaatatatttagagTACCTGAGGCTCAGGCTGAACAGTCGcttccaccaccacctctccaGGAATACAGTCACCTGCAAAGAttataaatgaaaacatataaTTTAGAAACCCATGCACTTTACAGCCAAACAATGTACTCTTTTAATGTCTGTTGTATTTTGATTGTGCTCATGTTATATGTTTGTATGctgcaaaaaatattttgtcttgTAGGACAATACATTTTATGAAGAGAGATGGTAATAACATCCCTCAAATATCGTCTGAATGTTTCATATTTACAGGTCTGTGCAAGTATATGTGATAATCTGTTTTGTACCTTTGTTCTGCTTAATGATGATAGTGTTATCAGCCATTCCCTGTTCTCTGACAAGTGTTTTGAAGTCGTCCAACACAGTGTCTCTCACAGCCATAGTTCGACCTGAAGAGGACAGAGTAATTCAGATGAAGCAGATGAAAACTAAAACTTTAACATGGTGTTAAGGGTTTGAATATAATTTATTCATGTCCAATAAGATGATCTATTATACATAAACGAGAGGGGAAATCCTAATTCTTGAATCAAATAAATAGTATCTAATACTTGAGATGTTAAAATGTATCCAGgctactgaaaaaaacaaaaacaaatatacatgGTTTGGTTCACTTTTTGGTTTTATCAACAAATTTAAAgctgaaatgaataaatatatagtgtTCCAGAGCATCTAGTGTCCACTTACTGTAAAGCTTAACTGAGGTGCTCTTATcccctgctgttttctgtttgctCATTATCACTATCGCATACTCATCGTAGTTTGTGTGAACCACGTAGGCATCCACGTCTGCCCCCCACTCTGTGGAAAGGACAGGGAGAGATAATAACATCTGTAAAAACTTCATGGACAACTGAATAGAGAGCTGTATCACTGCAGGACTATACAGAGGGAGACGTACGTGCAACATGGTAGGAGAATCGTCCTGGTGTGGTGGTCAAATCATAGTCCCCAGAGATCTCCTTACATGTTCCTTTTCtgcacatacacaaaaaacaagaaattttGATATAAACTCTACCACAACAGTTTATATCTAAATCTGACTGGAGTGTCTTCTGTGCAGAATATATCAAATATCTATAAGAAACAGACTGAACTGTCACCTTTAAATGTTTACCAGTttagaagaagtactcagaccttttagttcagtaaaagtagcaataccacagtgtagaaatgaTCTGCTACAAGTATAAGgtctgcattcaaaattgtactcaagtaaaagtacataagtattagCAAAGTTagcgtgataataacgcgtcaacgcaaattcgttttaacgccatttAACGCATTAccgtaacttgcgatttttagttttttgtgttgttaactgatttccaataataaatatatacatacatttgcataaagcaagtatagttgcccactcccatgttgataagagtattaaatacttgacgaattctcactttaaggtacattttgaacagataacaatgtgtgattaattgcaattaactatggacaatcatgtgattaatcacaattaaacattttaatcaattgacagcacTAGTTACTATGAAAATATACTCATAGTACCAACAGTAAAAATACTCAGTAGATGCAGAatgacccatttcagaataatatatacagtatttattgaATCATAATTATTAATGTATGATTTTAACCATTTTACATACTGTCCAATTACTTAATCTATACGAGTTCATCGGATTGTAGTAGTTGATTGTATTTggtattaataatatgaatctAAAATGTAACACATAACTAAAACTGACAAATAAAAGTAGTAAAGTAAAATATTACCCACTGAAATAATtaggtaaagtacaagtacctcaaaattgtacttaactACTTGAGTAACTGTACTTAATTACTTTCCGCAACTGGAATTTACACTTTGGATATTGCACTGAAATATTGCTGGACCAAAACACTGTCAGGATTAGCTAACGTGTGTCCATTatgatttaaataatatataatatatgccTTTGTTAATTACATATACATGTTTTCACCTTGATATCTCATATCTCATCTTGGATTAACCAAAttcctaaaatgtttttaaggaTGAAAATGTTTAGAGGCAGCCAAGTTTAAGGCGTATTAAAAAGGATAATTGGTTGAATTTTCCATAAAAGTTGTATACGGGTAGGCCTATGCTATATTTTAATCGATATAAAAGTATTTTCTTATTGTTTCCAACTctcaaaaacatgtattttgatacattttcttgtgcattagtgtgtttgtgtgtaaatgtgtgatgCATGCACTTCTTACAAACCTGAGTACACTTCGAGTCATCTTGACTTTTCCTTCAGTGGTGCTGCTCTGCAGAACCAGTTTACCGATGGCAGCATCTCCCCTATTACGCTGCATATAGGGACATGTACTCGCCACGGCAACATCATGCCATGTTCCCAAAAACTGTAAGAAAGAGGTATCGTAACATTATATTTGACTAAAGTAATACACATAAAACCTATAACTAAAATAGGAAGGCTACTGTTGGTTCAGaccaaaaccataaaaaaatattttatctcactttaaaaaaacaaaaaaaacacaaagtgctataaaaataaaataaagattccacaaaatgtagaaaaagaaTGTGCTGCGTGTCTTAACTTCTCATTACACTCAACACTTGAGAGAGGTACTAATAAAGGACACCCACTCAGTCATCTGTAGTTTACTAGAGATATCAAGCCTGGGCGAGGGAGCTTATTAAAATAGATCTCACAATAAAAAGCTTCAGGGcacaaaatctccctttacgcaGACGATGCAATACTTACTTATGTGTTCTTAATGTACTTATACTTGACATTTCCAGTTTGTAACTGCTTTCCTGCTTTAACGTTTTTAACatttcatgtataaatataaCAGGAGGTTTTATCTTCTATTGAAAATTTTTAGGTCATTAATATGAGAGTTCCCACTGCCTGCTGGAGGAAAACGTTCATCCCTAAAATATTAAGTATTAATCAAGTAACAGACAGGAAAGGGTGGAAAAAAGAACTGGTCTGTAGGACTCACCCGGGACAAATCGAAGTTCTCCTGCGTGGGGTAGAGGGGGTCTGGGAGTACAGGGACCCCTTGAATGGTCGAGGACCACCCTAAGACCAGCAGGGAAACGAGAACCATTGCTTTCTGCATCCTATCAGCCTGCCTGTCTACTCGTCTCTGAGAGCACTGATGACTGAAGCACTGAAACCCAGGAAAGAGCCACCTCTTCACTGTTTCTTACACCCCCTCTCAACTCAACAAAAGGGGACAGGGCATTGACCTGTGTTTTGTGTACTGTGTATGCACTCAATCCCAGAGccaagtaaaaaacaaacaagtaaaAGAGCAAAGTTctgcttctctgtctctctctttgtgctcTGACTTGCCTAGGTAGCTGAACACTTTGGACTTCAGAGTTTTGGCAACATCAACAAATCAATATATGTTGCATGATCTGAGAAACTAAAGAGTAACATTTTCAACCAATCGATCAATACTTTATTGCCATGTCAACACAGTTGATAGGCTCAGTGCATCAAAAGCAGAAACAGTTATCACATTTATACATTCAAACATAGTACATACtatgataaaatgataaagCTTATCAGCTTTGTTCTGCTATCTATCTACTTTTAAAGTGCTTGTTGGCTGATGCTAGTGTCGGAGTTCAAGTGTCAGCCTCGGGATATGTGCTATTCCTGAAGCGAGATGTCCTACACCTGTTCTTTCATCACctttttcagaatcagaatcagaatcagaatggtgtttattgccaggtgttagaggtatacactaggaattttctttggcattattggtgcgagacaaactgtataataacaaaagaatagataaaaacaaaagaatagataaaaacgttagaataaaataataaaaatgtacaatttacaaattacaaataagcTATAAGAATATTTTGAATGAAAGAACAGCAATTCTGTCAACTACTGAGCGCCTCGGATTTTACAACACTGTTGGATGGACTGAGAAGTTATGTATTCACATTTTACAGGTATATAGTTTTAACCCCTAGTGGCATTGCATTTTCTCCTCCAGCCTCAAGAGCAATTGCCCATTTTGCATTAGAAGGACCCACAGCAGCGTGCCCTCCATGAACAATTAAGACATAGATAATCAAAGACGATTTATCATTTGGAGTTAGAATGttaactttaaaggtgctaaacgcaagattgggagcatttctattgcctctgcaaggctctcaacatggcgtcAGCTCAGCCAgcggcttgcagctaacggtgctaacagcacaaagagtgaaaacaaaggcaaaagtgctgacagatctaacagtgttaacctcaGGGGGAGCCAGAGGGTGGGTCCTACGCTTCCGCGACGACGCCATTGGTCGGGActgcgttatcagctgtaaccgccgtatgagagcagtgcagagtggcggccgtgaTCTAGCTAGttgggcacactcacatgcactaaaaggcacgtgtggccggcccggcgatgtcaacaaagcacagagaatctcggattacaacacacagagggagagcgacttcattcacTGCTCATCTTTACATAGTTAATACTTGTTtgatgttatattaatgctcttgaGAGAACCTgtaaaaaatagataaagacAATATATTATTCGGAGTTAGAATGTTAACTTTAACCAActgatttaaataataaatattgctCCCAACTACATATTTTATCACAAGGAGGGAGATGAAATTAAAATTCTTACTGGTCCCTGATAAGCAATAAAGCACTAAGGACtcattttgcattttctttttttagtttattttctttttaaaaatttgtGGTTTAGACAAACATGTCTCAACGGTATTTTAAAACATTGCAGTATAAGATATACAGTACGGATTTCAGTACTCTGAGATGCATTGCAGAtaaacactgaatcactttatttgcAAAGCGCCTacattacaaattaattttgacAAATCAAGCATTTCATGcacatgaaaacacattacTATAGTAACATATGGCATTCATACAGTAAGTGCTGTATCCATAGGAAGTCAGTATTAACAAAACAGTGTTGTTTTATCCATTgaggaaaatatttttcacacattatAATCTGGCTTGTGTGATGATCCTCCTCTTCAGGTATTCCACATGGTCTGTCACCCTGTaacagcaaacaaacatttattaatATGCTAAAATTTAACATAAATACAATATGTGTCATATGTTTATATCTGTATGCACACAGCTGCATActttagagtgtgtgtgaggatgtgaAATAAAAAGGCCTGAGGTGAAAATGCCAAATGTCTTTTTCAATTTTCAACATTTCTCTCCCCTGTTTTCCTGTCATCTGTCTATTGTTACTGTCcaataaaggaaaataatacagaaagaaATAGCATAAAATGTCAATGACATTGAATATACTACAGTCCCATGGGCTGTGACCTGTGAGAGCCTGAGTGAGTGTATAATTAAACATTGATCAGTGTTTAAGTAATGTAAACTTTAAGCAATGAGTCTCTTGTTGTCCTCACCTGGTCAAACATTACCAGTGTCCTCCTCTTGTGCAGGAACCACCGGTGGCACCGTATTTCTTTTCCAACTCTAGGGAACAAAAATCTGAATGACACACATACAAggtacaaatacaaatacagatcTGTGGTTTTAGTATGCAAATTTAATTTCAGCGTGGTGTGAAGCACGTACCTGAGGCTGAGCAGTGACGGGCTGTGTCACCTGCTCACCTGGAACACATTCACCTGGAAAGACAATAAGGTGGAGAGGGGGGGTTTCTGTCTTCCATGTAGACAACATTTGTCTCTGTCTCATGTTTTTAGGGAGGACCAGGTCCCCATCAGTAGTGTGCGTCACCTTTATTCTGATTCATGATGATAGCGTCATCATTCACTCCATGTTGTCTGACCAGCGTTTTGAAGTCATCCAGCACAGCAGCCCCCACACTCAAAGTTCGACCTGAAGAGGACAGCATGACCATTACACAGACTGATTCatatattgaatgaaaacagcagattagactgttgtcaggctattaaataggcgatATCaatcgctataagccccatagatgtgggccaataggggcctactacaccgaCTAGTAGATTTAATCATCTATTCACAttgtagatcaccgaaagaaggtataaaagaacacgtgTAGtaacaggagcagaagtggaagtcaggtgtTGTAGTatgtgtgaaactccatatgggatGGAGATCAGGgacaatggatgggacacaggattttcacccaagagaccagagtttgcatcccgtgtgaaaccaataacatgtagttgtctttgtgttcgtagttattttaaccgaaaacacaatgtttttccctaaacttaccTAGTGGTTTTTTTTCGCCTTAAcatagaagttgtagttttgttgcctaaacctaaagaagttgtagttttgttacctaaacctcaagaagttatagttttgttacctaaacataaagaagttgtagttttgttgcctaaacctcgttttgtttgtgttcaaagggtaacgtttcattcagttttacaacgtgttagaacgtgttgcttttatgcttcactttcacttttacaatgtattaggcatagtaggcccctactgacccacatctatggagcttatagcgactgataacacctatttaatggcctgataacagtcaaatcgggtgcagCAAAACACATTCATACAAAAAGGACAACAAAGTAACATACTGATAGATGCATTTCTCACTCACT
This window contains:
- the LOC119478681 gene encoding protein AMBP-like, which codes for MQKAMVLVSLLVLGWSSTIQGVPVLPDPLYPTQENFDLSRFLGTWHDVAVASTCPYMQRNRGDAAIGKLVLQSSTTEGKVKMTRSVLRKGTCKEISGDYDLTTTPGRFSYHVAQWGADVDAYVVHTNYDEYAIVIMSKQKTAGDKSTSVKLYSRTMAVRDTVLDDFKTLVREQGMADNTIIIKQNKGDCIPGEVVVEATVQPEPQRKKRDVVPSLAPVDAEGSGDDTPLFNGTESCHTAPETGPCFGIHQRYYYNSSSMSCELFNYGGCVGNQNNFETERECLQRCRTEAVCRLPMAALPCTGQPPVWAFDSSAGLCVPYKVGFCQGNANKFYTKSECDEYCGVMDDDEELLKAKSK